GGGCTAGCCAATGAGACTTTCGTGAGCGAACGCGCCAGTGGATCGGGCCCCGCGGGCTTTCCCGCCGTGTCCTTCGTAATGCCGGCCTACAACGAGGAGGCCATCGTCGGGCAGACGATCCGGCGGGTCCTCGGCGCGTTCGGCAATGCCGGGATCCCGCTGCAACTCGTCGTGGTCGACAACGGCTCGCGCGACCGGACCGGTGAGATCATCCGGCAGCTCGCGCAGGAACACCCGCAGATCACGCCGGTGCGCGTGGAGAAGAACGTCGGGTACGGCTCCGGGATTCTCTCCGGGATTCCGGCCTGCGTGGCGCCGTGGGTCGGGGTGATCCCGGCCGATGGCCAGGTCGACGCCGAGGATGCGGTGCGACTGTTCGAGGACGCGGTCGCGTCGGGGCTCCCGGTGCTGGCCAAGGCACGCCGCCGGTTTCGGATGGACGGGCCGTCGCGCAAGGTCGTCTCCATCGCCTACAACCTGTTCTTCCGGTCGCTCTTTCCGGGGGTACAGTCGATGGACATCAACGGGCTCCCGAAGCTCATGCCGCGCGAGGTGATCCTGCGCATGGAGCTGACGTCGAAGCAGTGGCTGCTGGACCCGGAGATCATGATCAAGGCGAACTACCTGGGCGTTCGCGTGCTCGAGTACAACTGCTTTGCGCGCATGCGCGGCAACGGGCTGTCGCACGTGAAGGCGACGACCTGCTGGGAATTCTTCGCGGCGCTCCTACGCTTCCGATTCTCCGGCGAGTTCTCCGCCTGGCGTCGCCGCGTGGGCGCATCGCCCACGCTCACCGCTCCCGAGCCGACGACGCGCGCGTCGCTGACCTGATACGCGCCGCCTCGGCGTCACACGCGTCGCCCACCCTGAGTGGACGACGCGTGTTGCATTTGGGCGCTCGGTGTTTGCGGCTGCGGCACGCGAGTGCTGAGCGCGGCGAGCGTGCCCTGATCTACAGTGCTCTGACCCCAGCTCTGACCCGAGCTCTGACCCCAGCTCTGACGAGTTGGTCGACCTAGGGCTTGGGTGCCGGCGGGAGCTGCGCGTCCATGTGCGCGAGGAGTGCTGCGCTTCGTGCGTCCGGCGGCAGCGCGCGCTTGGTCAACGGGTCGGACGACAGGTCGTAGAACTCCGTCGGCTTCCCCGGTTCGCTCCCCTTTCGGAAGAGGAACAGCGGCTCGCGCACGATCGCGTCGTCGTGGCGCCCGTCGTAGCGCAGCGTGATCAGCGCCGAGGCGCCGGGGTCGCGAACCGGCGCGGCGCCGCCGGCGCGCGCCACCGGGAGCGACGTGCCGAAGACGCCGGCGTCGGCGAGGCCGAGCGACTGCGTGATGGTGGCGGCGATCGCGCGAATGCTCACCGGCTGGTCGACCGTGGCCGCAGCGCGCTCGCCCTTCGGGAGCACCACCCACATCGGGACGCGCGTCTGCTCGGGATACAGGCTGGTGCCATGCCCGACGGGATCGTGGTCGTCGGTTTGCGCGGCGCCAAACGACTCGCCGTGATCGGAGACGATGGCGACGATCGTGTTGTCGAGCACTCCTCGCGTGCGCAGCGCCTCGAGCAGCGTTTCCACTTCGCCATCGGCCTGTCGCAACGCGCGATCGTACTCGCCCATGATCTCGCTCGCCGGTGGCTCCGGCGTCCAGGCCGGATGCGAGAGCTTGCGGCGGTGCATCGCCTGATTCACGTCCATCAGGCAGATGTACGCGAAGAAGGGACGGTCGCGATGATCGTCGATGAAGTCGAGGAACTGCGCGCGCACCGTGGGAGCCTGCTTGCCGTATCCCGAGTCGCGATAGCCGAACGCTTCGATCACCGGCTGGGCGACGCGGTACGCGGCGAGGCGGCGGATGATGTCGATGGGGCGATAGGCGTCAAACCGCGCAAAGCCGCGCCCCAGGTGCTCGGGAACGATCCACGCGACGTTGCCCGAGAAGGCGCCGGTGGCGTACCCGCGTGCGCCAAGGAATTCCGGGAGCGTGCTCACGGCGCGACTCATCCCGATGCCGGGCCAGTCGGCACCGTGCGTGAACGTGTGCTGGCCTGTGAGGATCGACGCCTGCGACGGCAGCGACCACGAGGTCGTCGACCAGGCATTCGCGTACCAGGTGCCTTGCGAGGCGAAGCGGTCGATGTTGGGAGTAAGGCTCTCCTGTCCCGCGCGGGCAAATCGGTCGCGCCGCACGGTGTCCAGGACGAGGATCACGACATTCCGGGCGCCGGCGACGGCGGCTGGAAGCGCGCCGACCACACGGCCCTCCCGAAGACGGACCCCGCCCTTGATGGCCAGGGCGATGCACGCCACCAGCACCGGGAGTGCGATCGCGCGTCGCGATAGCGTCGCCGATGCGGCGATGAAGCGCGGCGCGTTGGCTCGGGTCACGATGACGGCGGCGCCAAGCGCGAGCATCAGGGCGCTTGGGAAATACAGCACCTTGAGCGTAATCGCAGGAACGGCGACCGCGCCGAAGACGAGCGTCCCGACCAACAGTACGTCGACCTTGCCCCCCAGTCGCCGCCGCAGCGCAGGCGCCACGAGCGACAGGACGAGTGCGATGACCCCGAAGATCACCGCGTTCACGAGCGGGGCGAGCCAGAGCACGTCCAGCGAGACCTTGTACGGCGACTGGATCGTGGGCACGCCGCGCGCGGCTGCGTGGGCGATGCCTTCGCCCACTCCAGACAGGAAGCCGGCCCCACACGCCGAGCGACACGATGCGGCCGCGCGTCAGGGCCGGCACTGCCGAGGACGAGGTGGGCGTGGAATTCAGCGAAGCGACGGAGGACACGAAACGGGGGTCGGTGTTCGGGGCGGCGAGGCGCGAGGCGCCCAGCGATCGGTGCGGCGGCGTGCGGTAACCGAGACAGACGCCGCACCGGCCAGCCTCGCAATCGATCTACCGTCACCAATCTGCACGATCCGTGCTTCCCGGGGTTGCATGACGTGGGCGCTCGGCGTCTCCTTGGGGGAACGAACCCCCGCCCCCCGTGGCATCCGCAGAACCAGCAAAGGTGATGGCTCCTCTCGATCCCCCAGCGCCCATCCCCGGGCGCGTCGCGATCCTCGGCGCGACTGGCTTCATCGGGCGCTGGGTCGCCGAGGCGGTGAACAGGCGTGGGGATCAATCGCTCCTGCTCGGCCGGGATGTTGGGGCGCTGGTCGCCGCGTACGCCGGCACCGGTGGCGCCGACGGTGGTCGACGCTTCGCCGCCGTCGATGCGCGTGAACCGGAGTCGCTGCGGCCTCAGCTCGACGACTTCGCGCCGTCGCTCATCCTCAACCTGGCGGGCTACGGAGTCGATCGGGGGGAGCGGGATGAGGAGACGGCGTCGCTGGTCAACGCGACACTGCCACGTTGGCTCGCCGAGTGGGCGGCCGAATCGGAGCGCGCCGGTGCGCACGTGGGGTCGGCGTTGGAGTACGGGACGGCGACCGGCGACCTATGCGAGGACACCGTTCCCGCACCAACGACGCTCTACGGCCGGACGAAGCTGGCGGGAACCGACGCGGTGGCCGAGGTGGGGGAGCGGGCAGGGGCACGTGTGATGACGGCGCGTCTCTTCACCGTGTACGGACTGGGGGAGCACGCCGGGCGTCTCCTGCCGTCGATCATCGAGGCGCGCCAGGACGGGCGTACGCTCCCCCTGACCGAGGGGCTGCAGCGTCGCGACTTCGCATACGTGGAAGACGTGGCCGACGGGCTGCTTTGCCTCGCCGATGCACCGACGCGAGCGGGCGAGGTGGGGAATCTCGCGACCGGCGTGCTCACCACGGTGCGGGAGTTCGCGCAGATCGCGGCCGAGGTGCTCGGCGTGGCGTCGTCACAGCTGCAATTCGGCGCCGTCCCCGTGCGTGCCGAGGAGATGGCACACGAGCCCGTGTCGATCGCGCGCCTGCTGGCGCTGACGGGCTGGCGCCCGGAGCCGTCGCTGCCGATCGGGCTGGCGCGGGTCCGCGAGCGCCTCGCCGAGCGCGCTACTCGATAGCTCCCGCCAGCGTCGGCCGCTTGGTCCCGGTCCGCGCCCGCGCCAGCATCTCGCTCTCCTTCGCCTGCTTGCG
The window above is part of the Gemmatimonadota bacterium genome. Proteins encoded here:
- a CDS encoding glycosyltransferase family 2 protein produces the protein MPAYNEEAIVGQTIRRVLGAFGNAGIPLQLVVVDNGSRDRTGEIIRQLAQEHPQITPVRVEKNVGYGSGILSGIPACVAPWVGVIPADGQVDAEDAVRLFEDAVASGLPVLAKARRRFRMDGPSRKVVSIAYNLFFRSLFPGVQSMDINGLPKLMPREVILRMELTSKQWLLDPEIMIKANYLGVRVLEYNCFARMRGNGLSHVKATTCWEFFAALLRFRFSGEFSAWRRRVGASPTLTAPEPTTRASLT
- a CDS encoding sulfatase-like hydrolase/transferase: MPTIQSPYKVSLDVLWLAPLVNAVIFGVIALVLSLVAPALRRRLGGKVDVLLVGTLVFGAVAVPAITLKVLYFPSALMLALGAAVIVTRANAPRFIAASATLSRRAIALPVLVACIALAIKGGVRLREGRVVGALPAAVAGARNVVILVLDTVRRDRFARAGQESLTPNIDRFASQGTWYANAWSTTSWSLPSQASILTGQHTFTHGADWPGIGMSRAVSTLPEFLGARGYATGAFSGNVAWIVPEHLGRGFARFDAYRPIDIIRRLAAYRVAQPVIEAFGYRDSGYGKQAPTVRAQFLDFIDDHRDRPFFAYICLMDVNQAMHRRKLSHPAWTPEPPASEIMGEYDRALRQADGEVETLLEALRTRGVLDNTIVAIVSDHGESFGAAQTDDHDPVGHGTSLYPEQTRVPMWVVLPKGERAAATVDQPVSIRAIAATITQSLGLADAGVFGTSLPVARAGGAAPVRDPGASALITLRYDGRHDDAIVREPLFLFRKGSEPGKPTEFYDLSSDPLTKRALPPDARSAALLAHMDAQLPPAPKP
- a CDS encoding NAD(P)-dependent oxidoreductase — its product is MMAPLDPPAPIPGRVAILGATGFIGRWVAEAVNRRGDQSLLLGRDVGALVAAYAGTGGADGGRRFAAVDAREPESLRPQLDDFAPSLILNLAGYGVDRGERDEETASLVNATLPRWLAEWAAESERAGAHVGSALEYGTATGDLCEDTVPAPTTLYGRTKLAGTDAVAEVGERAGARVMTARLFTVYGLGEHAGRLLPSIIEARQDGRTLPLTEGLQRRDFAYVEDVADGLLCLADAPTRAGEVGNLATGVLTTVREFAQIAAEVLGVASSQLQFGAVPVRAEEMAHEPVSIARLLALTGWRPEPSLPIGLARVRERLAERATR